Proteins encoded in a region of the Magallana gigas chromosome 8, xbMagGiga1.1, whole genome shotgun sequence genome:
- the LOC136270539 gene encoding LOW QUALITY PROTEIN: zinc finger protein 79-like (The sequence of the model RefSeq protein was modified relative to this genomic sequence to represent the inferred CDS: deleted 2 bases in 1 codon; substituted 1 base at 1 genomic stop codon), with the protein MKHERTHSREKPYACPECGKCFAQSGNMLRHRQTHRKLKFHRNVSSPVIVSSAVKFKHSKHQCPVCRKTYRGNTNLNYHMATHTGIRPHKCSICGKAFTQKSILRTHFWIHTGEKPKKCRTCTRAFADXSTCMKHERTHSGEKPYACPECGKCFAQSGNMLRHRQTHRKN; encoded by the exons ATGAAGCATGAGCGGACCCACAGCAGGGAGAAGCCATACGCATGCCCAGAGTGTGGAAAGTGTTTTGCCCAATCCGGAAATATGCTCCGACATCGGCAGACACACAGGAAA CTGAAATTCCACAGGAACGTGTCATCTCCTGTCATTGTGTCATCTGCCGTCAAGTTTAAGCACTCCAAACACCAGTGTCCTGTGTGCAGGAAGACCTACAGAGGAAACACCAACTTGAACTATCACATGGCTACCCACACCGGCATCCGGCCTCACAAATGTTCCATCTGCGGCAAGGCCTTTACCCAGAAGTCCATTCTGCGCACACACTTCTGGATTCACACAGGCGAGAAACCGAAAAAGTGCCGGACCTGCACCCGTGCATTTGCGGACTAATCCACCTGCATGAAGCATGAGCGGACCCACAGCGGGGAGAAGCCATACGCATGCCCAGAGTGTGGAAAGTGTTTTGCCCAATCCGGAAATATGCTCCGACATCGGCAGACACACAGGAAAAACTGA